Genomic window (Deltaproteobacteria bacterium):
ATCGGGGTCGCCTCGCTCGTCCCGATCCCGCCGGTGAACATCCAGGTCGACGGCTTCAAGGTCAAGTGCGGCAGCGCCAAGCTCCAGGTCGTGCAGACGCTTGCCGACCCGGCCAAGGCGAAGGCGGCGATCCGGACGTTCATCCAGTCCAAGGTGGACGTGATCTGGAAGGTGGCGTCCCAGCGTCCGGGTGAAATCGTCCGGGCGTAGCTCCGCTTGGACGCAATCCTAGGCTGCGATCACCTCCTCGGTCGAGTGCTCGTCTGTCTCGTCGGCCGCGACTCCTCGCCGGAGCCGTTCGATCTCGGCGACCGCGCGCGGGGTCATCAGGACGCCGCGCCAGCCGCGCGAGGAGAGCTCGAGCACGGCCCAGACGAGCGAGAGCGCCGAGGTCTCGCCGGGGAAGCGCCCGATCACCTTCGTCCTGCGCCGCACCTCGACAAAGGTCCGTTCGAGCAGGTTCGTGCTCCGGATCCGCTTGCGGTGCTCGTGCGGGAAGCGCAGATGGCAGACGAGCGCGTCGACGTCGCGCTCGATCACGGACGCCGCCGAGGGGTAGGCGGCCCGGTAGTCGGCGGCGAGGGAGAGCAGACCGGCTCTGGCCTCGGCGACCGAGCCCGCCTCGTCGAGGATCCGCCAGTAGCGCGCCTTCAGCTCCCGATGCAGCCGCTCGGGCAGCTTCTTGGTGACGTTTCTGAGCGCGTGCACGGTGCAGCGCTGCTCGAAGGCGCCCGGCCAGAGCTCGCGCGTCGCCTTCCACAGGCCGGGCGCGCCGTCGGCGACGAGGAGCGCCGGCGAGCGCATCCCGCGTGCGACGAGATCGCGGCCGAAGTCGAGCCAGTCCTCGTAGCTCTCGCGCGAGCCGAGCTGCAAGCCGAGCAACACCTTGCGACCCTCGAGCGTGACGCCCCAGGCGACCAAGACGCCCTCGGCCGGCGTGTCGTCGGGCCTGAGCTTCAGGTACACGGCATCGAGGAAGAGGTACACCAGGTCGTGCTCGTCCAGACGCCTGCCGCACCAGGCGCGGTAGCGCGCCCTCGTGTCCTGACAGATCCGCGAGACGGTCGACTTCGACACGATCGGCCCGTCGAAGGCCTCGTCGAGCGCCGCCTCGACATCGCGCACCGACAGCCCGCGCAGAAACGAGCAGACAACCAGCGCCTCGAGCGCGTGCGTGCGCGCCACCCCCTTGCCGACGATCTCGCTGGCAAACCCGAGCGCCGAGGCGTTGCGCACGCGCGGACGGGAGAGCTCGAGCGGGCCGGCGGTCGTCTTCACCGTCACCCGCTCGTAGCCGTTGCGATGGGAGACAGGCTCGCCGCGGCGCTCGTAGCGCTCACGGCCGAGGAACTCGCTCAACTCGTCCTCGAGGGCCTGTTGCAGGATCAGC
Coding sequences:
- a CDS encoding IS256 family transposase; its protein translation is MTSIVPSERLRRELQDLVGGVSDEDDPIEAIGRLGARLILQQALEDELSEFLGRERYERRGEPVSHRNGYERVTVKTTAGPLELSRPRVRNASALGFASEIVGKGVARTHALEALVVCSFLRGLSVRDVEAALDEAFDGPIVSKSTVSRICQDTRARYRAWCGRRLDEHDLVYLFLDAVYLKLRPDDTPAEGVLVAWGVTLEGRKVLLGLQLGSRESYEDWLDFGRDLVARGMRSPALLVADGAPGLWKATRELWPGAFEQRCTVHALRNVTKKLPERLHRELKARYWRILDEAGSVAEARAGLLSLAADYRAAYPSAASVIERDVDALVCHLRFPHEHRKRIRSTNLLERTFVEVRRRTKVIGRFPGETSALSLVWAVLELSSRGWRGVLMTPRAVAEIERLRRGVAADETDEHSTEEVIAA